One genomic segment of Vibrio agarivorans includes these proteins:
- the pstS gene encoding phosphate ABC transporter substrate-binding protein PstS has translation MKLAKKLLLACTVGTLSTTAIADITVNGAGSTFAHPIISSWSENYNQLTGVKLNYQAIGSGGGIRQIEEKTVDFGASDAPLAPERLEQQGLVQFPIIIGGIVPVVNLPGIESDDLKLTGELLADIYLGKIKQWNDDAIKAINPDLNLPAFPIIVVHRSDGSGTTFNFTHYLGLVSQEWTDTVGVNTDVAWPRQATTIGGKGNAGVANFVARTRGAIGYVELAYAKQNNMTHTMLQNKEGEFVSPDLNSFSKAAANADWVNTPTLDILLNDQPGAESWPMTAATFVLMHEEQANAESAKAILDFFKWSFGETGADTALALDYIPMPDDVVEIIEGVWSERFQSNGKVIY, from the coding sequence ATCAAACTCGCTAAGAAACTGCTACTTGCTTGCACTGTCGGTACGCTATCAACAACAGCGATTGCTGACATAACAGTCAATGGCGCCGGTTCTACTTTTGCGCACCCTATCATTTCTAGCTGGTCAGAAAATTACAATCAGCTAACCGGTGTCAAACTCAATTACCAAGCTATCGGTTCCGGTGGTGGTATCCGTCAAATCGAGGAAAAAACCGTAGATTTTGGTGCATCAGATGCACCACTAGCACCTGAACGGTTAGAACAACAAGGACTTGTACAATTTCCAATCATCATCGGCGGTATCGTGCCGGTGGTAAACCTTCCAGGTATCGAAAGTGATGACCTGAAACTGACTGGCGAACTATTAGCTGATATTTACTTAGGTAAAATTAAGCAATGGAACGATGACGCAATTAAAGCGATCAACCCGGACCTAAACCTCCCTGCTTTCCCAATTATCGTTGTTCACCGTTCTGATGGCTCGGGTACAACATTCAACTTTACTCACTACCTAGGACTAGTAAGTCAAGAATGGACTGATACCGTGGGTGTTAACACCGACGTTGCTTGGCCAAGACAAGCAACCACAATTGGTGGTAAAGGCAATGCTGGCGTTGCTAACTTTGTTGCACGTACTCGTGGTGCAATTGGTTACGTAGAGCTTGCCTACGCTAAGCAAAACAATATGACTCACACCATGCTACAAAACAAAGAAGGTGAATTTGTCTCTCCAGATCTAAACAGTTTCTCTAAAGCAGCAGCGAACGCTGACTGGGTGAATACACCTACTTTGGACATTTTGCTAAATGATCAGCCAGGTGCTGAATCTTGGCCTATGACTGCGGCGACATTTGTTCTAATGCATGAAGAGCAAGCAAACGCAGAATCAGCAAAAGCAATTCTAGACTTCTTTAAGTGGAGCTTCGGTGAAACGGGTGCTGATACCGCACTTGCACTGGATTACATTCCAATGCCAGATGACGTTGTTGAAATTATCGAAGGCGTTTGGTCTGAGCGCTTCCAATCTAACGGTAAAGTGATTTACTAA
- a CDS encoding Cof-type HAD-IIB family hydrolase, whose amino-acid sequence MYKLIALDLDGTLLSSDKSISVENQQAIAKAREAGVTVVLASGRPIQGMRDKLELLNINSDKDFVLCYNGSMVQNIATGEIIHQQIIDGKAAKKVARLAKEMGVYVHAFSTEHGLITTEHNPYTDVEANINGLDITEMNFESLSDDHPIIKVMMVADAETLTKTSANIPAELREEFTVVQSAPIFLEFLNPLANKGIGVAAIAEHLGIKQEEVMTMGDAENDHHMLKYAGLGIAMSNAMEETKQIADHITVSNNEHGVAVCIEEFILNA is encoded by the coding sequence ATGTACAAACTCATTGCCCTAGACCTAGACGGCACACTGCTAAGCAGTGACAAGTCTATCTCAGTCGAAAACCAACAAGCCATTGCAAAAGCGCGTGAAGCAGGTGTCACCGTTGTTCTTGCGTCGGGTCGCCCGATTCAAGGTATGCGTGACAAGCTAGAGCTTCTCAATATCAACTCTGACAAAGACTTTGTTCTTTGCTACAACGGCTCAATGGTACAAAACATTGCAACAGGCGAGATCATCCACCAGCAGATTATTGATGGCAAAGCAGCAAAAAAAGTGGCTCGTCTAGCCAAAGAGATGGGCGTTTACGTACACGCGTTCAGCACTGAGCATGGGCTCATTACCACGGAACACAACCCATACACTGATGTTGAAGCGAACATTAACGGCCTAGACATCACTGAAATGAACTTTGAATCACTCTCAGATGATCATCCGATCATCAAAGTGATGATGGTTGCTGATGCAGAAACCCTGACCAAAACCAGCGCAAATATTCCTGCCGAACTTCGTGAAGAGTTCACTGTTGTACAAAGCGCCCCAATCTTCCTTGAGTTCCTTAACCCGCTAGCGAACAAAGGAATTGGTGTTGCGGCGATTGCAGAGCACCTAGGTATCAAGCAAGAAGAAGTGATGACGATGGGTGACGCTGAAAACGATCACCACATGCTCAAATACGCGGGCCTCGGCATTGCAATGTCTAACGCGATGGAAGAAACCAAACAGATCGCCGACCACATTACCGTTAGCAATAACGAACACGGTGTCGCCGTGTGTATTGAAGAGTTTATCTTGAACGCTTAA
- a CDS encoding GFA family protein: MSDYITGGCLCGLVTFELEDRFDNFYFCHCEQCRRVTGSSHASNAITNRTNIKWVKGHELVTRFDHPDGAFSKVFCSRCGSGLPHESQNGKDLVVPVGCLDTSPSMSPNAQIFCAEKASWYKEGILAPEYKGFVTVK, encoded by the coding sequence ATGTCAGACTATATTACAGGGGGCTGCTTGTGCGGCTTGGTGACCTTCGAGTTAGAGGACAGGTTCGATAACTTCTATTTCTGTCATTGTGAACAGTGTCGAAGAGTCACAGGTTCATCCCATGCATCGAATGCCATTACCAACAGAACCAACATAAAGTGGGTCAAAGGGCATGAGCTTGTCACTCGTTTTGATCATCCCGATGGAGCCTTTTCCAAAGTGTTTTGCTCTCGCTGTGGTTCGGGTTTGCCCCATGAGTCGCAAAATGGCAAAGACTTGGTTGTGCCTGTAGGCTGTCTTGATACCTCGCCTTCAATGTCGCCAAATGCTCAGATATTTTGCGCAGAGAAGGCAAGTTGGTATAAAGAGGGTATTCTCGCACCGGAGTACAAAGGGTTTGTGACCGTAAAGTAA
- a CDS encoding GNAT family N-acetyltransferase, protein MVIRDILSKDLDTILALNEQFVKVLSPMDKSKLLRLLDISYVSVVIEDENQVLGFLIALTEHKEYESINYQWFNDYCDSFLYIDRVVVADDAQGKGIASMLYHYALDSALDNSIPCLCAEIDVLPPNEASLLFHKKMGFKELELLRHSEDKMVSLQKLHIS, encoded by the coding sequence ATGGTCATTAGAGACATTTTAAGCAAAGATCTTGATACGATTCTCGCGTTGAACGAGCAGTTCGTTAAGGTATTGAGCCCGATGGATAAGAGCAAGCTATTGAGGTTACTCGACATCTCTTATGTGTCTGTTGTCATTGAGGATGAAAACCAGGTGCTTGGTTTTCTTATCGCTCTAACGGAACATAAAGAGTACGAAAGCATTAACTATCAGTGGTTTAATGATTATTGTGATTCGTTTCTGTACATTGATAGAGTCGTGGTTGCAGATGATGCTCAGGGAAAGGGGATCGCATCAATGTTGTACCATTACGCCTTAGATTCCGCACTAGATAATTCAATTCCTTGTTTATGTGCAGAAATCGATGTTTTGCCACCCAATGAAGCATCGTTACTCTTTCACAAGAAAATGGGATTTAAAGAGTTAGAGTTACTGAGGCACAGCGAAGATAAAATGGTTTCTCTTCAAAAGCTACACATCAGTTAA